One window of Nostoc sp. C052 genomic DNA carries:
- a CDS encoding efflux RND transporter permease subunit, translating to MWIVKIALRLPYTFAIAALMIVILGVVTIFSTPVDIFPAINIPVVSVVWTYTGTTSEEMAQRIVTISERAMTTTVGDIEHIESQSLSGVSVVKVFFQPNANIASAVAQITSVSQTILRPLPPGITPPFIIQYNASSVPIIQMSVSSKTLPEEALFDYATNFVRTQLATVQGASVPLPYGGKPRQIMVDIDPQAMLANGISAQDVTNAVSAQNLVLPAGGMKIGDRDFAVQINNSPDVVTALNDLPIKQVNGTIISIRDVAQVRDGFGVQSNIVRQNGRRSSLLSILKSGNASTIDVIERVKKTLPRIQSTLPPELNLAFLFDQSIFVKASIEGVLKEGLIAACLTALMILIFLGSWRSTLIVAVSIPLSMLVSIIVMSRLGQTFNIMTLGGLSLAVGILVDDATVEIENIHRNLGQGKPIKRAILDGAQQIATPALVATLCICIVFVPVVFLSGVAKYLFVPLAMAVVFGMLASYVLSRTVVPTMASYLLPSEADWHRENEEHHGNNNHHLDSPVQNNNGHDSHYIDSPVQNNNGSDNHHQSEEAAMNTAEPVKKDWIWQLHEKFNRQFEKFRSWYYGVLTSALNHRRIVFVLFGAFIVSAGVLLPFVGQDFFPEVDGGQFSLHVRALPGTRLEETERIVSQVEGVIRQTVPKENLALILDNIGLPTSGINLTYGYNGATIGPADADILVSLKESGATYSYIKELRQKLKATFPNYTFFFEPADIVTQILNFGLPAAVDVQISGPLKNSKANFEIAQQIAARMTRIPGAVDVHLQQVVDAPKLRLDVDRTEAQQLGMTQRDVANSVLTSLSSSGQAAINQWLDPKKGVSYTLAVQVPQYKLDSIDSLKNTPVGNGQTAPQLLGNLASVKRDTVMQVVNHYNIQPVFDIYANSSGRDLGGVASDVNRIIADYQKKLPKGSQINIRGQVQTMNSSFLGLGLGLVFAIVLVYCLMVVNFQSWLDPLIIMMALPSALAGIIWMLFVTRTTLSVPSLMGAIMSIGVATSNSILMITFANEQRVEGENAYKASLAAGYTRLRPVLMTALAMLIGMIPMSLGLGEGGEQNAPLGRAVIGGLSAATVATLIFVPVVYSIMRRQAPRPIDEDDDDLNFSDPKTAYSLSSSQGKS from the coding sequence ATGTGGATCGTCAAAATTGCTTTACGTCTTCCGTACACATTCGCGATCGCAGCTTTGATGATTGTGATCCTTGGTGTAGTAACAATATTTAGCACACCAGTTGATATTTTCCCCGCAATTAACATCCCGGTTGTCAGCGTAGTTTGGACTTACACTGGTACCACATCTGAGGAAATGGCACAGCGAATCGTCACCATTAGCGAACGCGCTATGACAACAACCGTTGGTGACATCGAACATATTGAGTCTCAATCTTTAAGTGGTGTTAGCGTCGTCAAGGTTTTTTTCCAACCTAACGCTAATATTGCCTCAGCAGTGGCTCAAATTACCTCTGTCAGCCAAACAATTCTCCGCCCTTTGCCACCTGGGATTACACCGCCATTCATCATTCAATACAACGCTTCTTCCGTGCCGATTATCCAGATGAGTGTCAGTAGCAAAACCTTGCCAGAAGAAGCACTCTTCGACTATGCTACCAACTTCGTCCGCACCCAATTAGCAACAGTACAAGGAGCGAGTGTACCTCTGCCCTATGGTGGTAAACCCCGGCAAATTATGGTTGATATCGATCCCCAAGCGATGTTGGCTAATGGAATTTCTGCCCAAGATGTGACGAATGCTGTCAGTGCCCAAAACCTGGTTTTACCGGCAGGGGGTATGAAAATAGGCGATCGCGATTTCGCCGTCCAAATCAACAATAGTCCAGATGTGGTGACAGCCCTCAACGACTTACCGATTAAGCAAGTTAATGGTACTATCATTTCCATTCGTGATGTCGCCCAGGTAAGAGATGGCTTTGGTGTGCAATCAAATATTGTACGTCAGAATGGCAGGCGCTCGAGCTTACTTAGTATTCTGAAGAGTGGCAATGCCTCAACAATTGATGTGATCGAGCGAGTCAAAAAAACTTTGCCTCGTATCCAATCCACCTTACCCCCAGAACTGAATTTAGCGTTTTTGTTCGATCAATCTATATTTGTGAAAGCTTCTATTGAAGGCGTTCTCAAAGAAGGATTGATTGCAGCCTGTCTCACCGCGCTAATGATTTTGATTTTTTTGGGGAGTTGGCGCAGCACCTTAATTGTAGCCGTATCGATTCCCCTCTCGATGCTGGTTTCGATTATTGTTATGAGTCGTTTGGGACAAACTTTCAACATCATGACCTTAGGTGGTTTATCCTTAGCGGTTGGGATTCTGGTAGATGATGCCACAGTAGAAATTGAAAATATCCACCGAAATCTCGGACAAGGTAAACCAATTAAGCGAGCAATCTTAGATGGGGCGCAGCAAATCGCCACTCCAGCACTTGTAGCAACATTATGTATTTGTATTGTCTTTGTGCCGGTCGTGTTTCTCAGTGGAGTGGCAAAGTACTTATTTGTCCCGCTAGCGATGGCGGTAGTATTTGGGATGCTTGCTTCCTATGTGCTATCTCGGACTGTAGTACCGACAATGGCAAGTTATCTTTTACCATCCGAAGCGGACTGGCATAGAGAAAACGAGGAGCATCATGGTAACAATAACCATCATTTAGATTCGCCAGTTCAGAATAATAATGGTCACGACAGCCATTATATAGATTCGCCAGTTCAAAACAATAATGGTAGCGATAACCACCACCAATCAGAAGAAGCAGCAATGAACACTGCCGAACCTGTGAAGAAAGATTGGATCTGGCAACTACACGAAAAATTTAACCGACAATTTGAGAAATTTCGCAGCTGGTACTATGGTGTCCTGACCTCAGCATTAAATCACCGTCGCATAGTCTTTGTGCTATTTGGTGCTTTTATCGTCAGTGCCGGAGTTTTGTTGCCGTTCGTCGGTCAAGACTTTTTCCCGGAAGTCGATGGTGGTCAGTTTAGCCTCCATGTTCGAGCCTTACCTGGTACTCGTTTGGAAGAGACAGAGAGAATTGTCAGCCAAGTTGAAGGCGTTATCCGCCAGACAGTACCGAAAGAGAATCTCGCTCTGATTCTGGATAACATCGGCTTACCTACAAGTGGCATTAACCTTACTTATGGCTACAACGGTGCGACAATTGGGCCGGCTGATGCTGATATTCTTGTCTCCCTAAAAGAATCTGGTGCAACTTATTCTTACATCAAAGAACTCCGCCAGAAATTGAAAGCGACATTCCCCAACTACACTTTCTTTTTTGAGCCGGCTGATATTGTGACTCAAATTCTCAATTTCGGTTTGCCTGCTGCTGTTGATGTGCAAATATCTGGCCCTCTGAAAAATTCAAAAGCCAACTTTGAAATTGCCCAACAAATCGCCGCGCGGATGACGCGTATTCCTGGGGCTGTAGATGTACATCTCCAGCAAGTTGTCGATGCTCCCAAATTACGTCTTGATGTCGATCGCACCGAGGCTCAACAATTGGGGATGACCCAGCGTGATGTTGCCAATAGCGTCCTCACTTCCTTAAGTTCAAGCGGTCAAGCTGCAATCAACCAATGGCTCGATCCCAAAAAAGGCGTGAGTTACACTCTGGCTGTACAAGTTCCTCAATATAAACTTGACTCTATTGATAGCCTGAAAAATACGCCAGTTGGCAACGGTCAAACTGCACCCCAACTTTTAGGTAATTTGGCTAGTGTCAAACGTGACACAGTGATGCAAGTTGTGAATCACTACAACATTCAGCCAGTTTTCGATATCTACGCTAACTCCTCTGGTCGTGACCTGGGGGGAGTTGCCAGCGATGTCAATCGAATCATCGCTGATTATCAGAAAAAATTGCCTAAGGGAAGTCAGATTAATATTCGTGGGCAAGTGCAAACGATGAACTCTTCCTTTCTGGGACTTGGTTTAGGACTTGTGTTTGCAATTGTGTTGGTTTACTGCTTAATGGTAGTAAACTTCCAATCTTGGCTCGATCCCCTGATTATTATGATGGCGCTGCCGAGTGCCTTAGCAGGGATCATTTGGATGCTGTTTGTCACCCGCACCACCCTAAGCGTTCCTTCGTTAATGGGTGCAATTATGAGTATCGGTGTAGCAACATCAAACAGTATTCTGATGATCACTTTTGCTAACGAGCAACGTGTAGAAGGAGAAAATGCCTATAAAGCATCCTTAGCAGCAGGTTATACAAGGTTGCGTCCGGTGCTAATGACTGCCTTAGCCATGCTCATCGGCATGATACCAATGTCTCTTGGTCTTGGTGAAGGTGGCGAACAGAATGCACCTTTGGGTCGCGCTGTAATTGGCGGTTTATCAGCGGCAACAGTCGCGACTCTGATCTTTGTACCTGTTGTATACAGCATTATGAGGCGTCAAGCACCTCGTCCTATTGATGAGGATGATGACGATTTAAATTTCTCAGATCCAAAGACAGCCTACTCGTTGTCATCATCTCAAGGCAAGTCATGA
- a CDS encoding PadR family transcriptional regulator, with the protein MLKLAVLGLLQREPLNGYRLKQQLEMFMSCSICVNYGAIYPLLKRMEEQGEVSLCAEQIEEGGHCGKVYEITPLGKNTWYREMLAYPHESWVNARSRFLIKFFFFSHLLPKERVQLIEYRLMSCQLRLAEKKAVEITDDLYQAKVQRRAFEVIESEIEWLVEQLQTEQLQLAQMPTSIKSNE; encoded by the coding sequence ATGCTGAAGTTGGCAGTATTAGGTTTATTACAGCGAGAACCATTAAACGGTTATCGGCTCAAACAGCAACTAGAGATGTTTATGAGTTGCAGTATTTGTGTCAACTATGGTGCGATTTATCCTCTTCTGAAGCGCATGGAAGAACAAGGTGAAGTGAGCTTATGTGCAGAACAAATAGAAGAAGGTGGGCATTGTGGAAAGGTATATGAAATTACACCCCTCGGCAAAAACACTTGGTATCGAGAGATGTTGGCATATCCTCATGAAAGCTGGGTAAATGCGCGATCGCGATTCCTAATCAAATTTTTTTTCTTTAGCCATTTATTACCCAAAGAACGAGTGCAGTTAATTGAATATCGATTGATGTCATGTCAGTTACGCCTTGCAGAGAAAAAAGCAGTTGAAATTACTGATGATTTATATCAAGCGAAAGTGCAAAGACGGGCATTTGAAGTGATCGAATCAGAAATTGAGTGGCTAGTTGAGCAACTCCAAACAGAACAACTGCAACTAGCTCAAATGCCAACCTCAATCAAGAGTAATGAGTAA
- a CDS encoding MBL fold metallo-hydrolase, whose protein sequence is MFLTWLDSNSWLLEIGGKRILIDPWLVGSLIFSNLDWLFKGSRSQNRPIPDNIDLILLSQGLEDHAHPPTLKLLDHSIKVVASPNAAKVVQHLGYTQVTVLAHGETFTLDNQVEIKAFPGSPIGPTLVENSYLLKDFQSGLTVYYEPHGYHSPQLQQAAPIDVVITPFVDMTLPLLGPIIKGQNSALEIVKSLQPQLIIPTAAGGDVAFEGLLMKFIQTKGTAEEFRSLLEKNNLATQVLEPKPGDRFELPLEKRALAI, encoded by the coding sequence ATGTTTTTAACTTGGTTAGACAGTAACTCTTGGCTACTGGAAATTGGCGGTAAACGAATATTAATTGACCCTTGGCTGGTTGGTTCGTTAATTTTCAGTAACTTGGATTGGTTATTTAAAGGGTCGCGATCGCAAAACCGTCCAATCCCAGATAATATCGATCTGATCTTGCTGTCTCAGGGTTTAGAAGACCATGCACACCCACCAACCCTTAAGCTACTTGACCACAGCATCAAAGTTGTAGCTTCTCCCAATGCTGCCAAGGTAGTACAGCACTTAGGTTATACCCAAGTTACAGTATTGGCTCACGGTGAAACTTTCACTTTAGATAATCAAGTTGAAATCAAGGCTTTCCCTGGCTCTCCCATTGGCCCGACTCTGGTAGAAAATAGTTATCTCCTTAAAGATTTTCAGAGTGGTCTAACTGTATACTACGAACCTCACGGGTATCATTCTCCACAACTTCAGCAAGCCGCACCTATCGATGTAGTGATTACACCGTTTGTTGACATGACCTTACCTTTGCTTGGGCCGATTATTAAAGGACAAAATAGTGCTTTAGAAATAGTAAAATCGCTACAGCCTCAATTAATAATACCTACTGCTGCTGGTGGAGATGTGGCATTTGAGGGATTGCTGATGAAATTCATTCAGACTAAAGGAACTGCTGAAGAATTTCGTTCATTACTAGAGAAAAATAATCTGGCGACGCAAGTACTTGAGCCGAAACCAGGCGATCGCTTTGAACTACCATTAGAAAAACGAGCATTAGCAATCTAA
- a CDS encoding Rieske 2Fe-2S domain-containing protein — MRDNSSTNGKIPTRIKTRRDFLTYMLGTTAASVAMGYLFPKVSQSRELDLETLCSLYPKNSRCQNYLPGSVALAQDGKKIDANALLATAKPGIPILVKGLPDSSIDYLIIQDGPKIAEYAINPTCTHLGCTVSWDLEKNHFICPCHGSQYDSQGRVVQGPAKRSLPLITVVVKQDQIRLVDRKPAVDPR; from the coding sequence ATGAGAGACAATTCTTCTACTAATGGCAAAATTCCAACGAGAATAAAAACGCGCCGGGATTTCTTAACCTACATGCTAGGTACTACAGCTGCATCAGTAGCAATGGGATATCTATTTCCCAAAGTCAGCCAAAGTCGTGAGCTAGACTTAGAAACCCTTTGCTCACTTTATCCCAAGAATTCGCGCTGTCAAAATTATCTTCCCGGATCGGTGGCATTGGCTCAAGACGGCAAAAAAATTGACGCCAATGCACTATTAGCAACTGCAAAGCCAGGAATTCCAATTCTCGTCAAAGGCTTGCCAGATAGCAGCATTGATTATCTGATTATCCAAGATGGGCCAAAGATTGCTGAGTACGCTATCAATCCAACCTGTACCCATTTAGGATGTACAGTCTCATGGGATCTTGAGAAAAATCACTTTATTTGTCCTTGTCATGGATCTCAATACGATTCTCAGGGGCGAGTTGTTCAGGGCCCAGCTAAACGTTCCTTACCACTAATTACTGTAGTAGTCAAGCAAGATCAAATCCGTTTAGTCGATCGCAAACCTGCTGTAGATCCTCGTTAA
- a CDS encoding efflux RND transporter periplasmic adaptor subunit, giving the protein MDSQHRPSPDSEEQKTSKKQKRGIGGIGWAVIGAVFFGSLLAIGILPRLGQKSELQAAVKEASTVPSVNVIAPRRATGATKVELPGNVVALNQTTIYARSTGYLRRWYADIGDRVRAGQLLAEIDSPDTDQQVLQAKAELVQAQANVSQARANLAKGVSDLKQARANLLIARQSWERWQVLVKQGAVAQQDADTKYATYQANLASVEAAQNTVNSDSANINAAQANAYASQANFQRNTVLQSYKKVTAPFAGVITARNVNTGVLISAGNGNTSTSNTSNSSLYTIAAYDNLKVNVSVPQSLSQSLQTGQTAQITVRELPQRVFTGKVVRTSNAIDPTTRTLLTQLEVRNSDATLRPGMYANVRFAINRANPPFVVPDSVLVVNAGGTQVATVTKDHTVHYQKVAVGRDYGTEVEITSGLTGNESLIATPTVDETEGLHVQPVAQSQRK; this is encoded by the coding sequence ATGGATTCTCAACATCGTCCATCTCCTGATTCTGAAGAACAAAAGACTTCTAAAAAACAAAAACGCGGCATCGGTGGAATTGGTTGGGCTGTAATTGGTGCTGTTTTTTTTGGTAGTTTACTGGCCATCGGCATTCTACCCCGGTTGGGCCAAAAGTCAGAATTACAAGCAGCAGTAAAGGAAGCAAGCACAGTACCCTCAGTGAACGTGATCGCTCCCCGTCGCGCTACTGGTGCTACGAAAGTGGAACTACCTGGCAATGTTGTAGCCCTAAATCAAACGACCATCTACGCTCGCAGTACTGGCTATTTACGGCGGTGGTATGCAGATATTGGCGATCGCGTCCGAGCCGGTCAGTTGTTGGCAGAGATTGATTCCCCAGATACCGATCAGCAAGTTCTACAAGCGAAGGCAGAGTTAGTGCAAGCACAAGCCAATGTGTCTCAAGCTCGTGCTAATTTAGCTAAAGGTGTTTCTGATTTGAAGCAAGCCCGCGCTAATCTCTTGATAGCACGTCAGAGTTGGGAGCGTTGGCAAGTTCTTGTGAAGCAAGGTGCAGTTGCTCAACAAGATGCAGATACAAAATATGCCACATATCAAGCTAATCTTGCTAGCGTTGAGGCAGCACAAAACACCGTTAATTCTGACTCTGCCAACATCAATGCAGCGCAAGCTAACGCCTACGCAAGTCAAGCAAACTTCCAGCGTAATACCGTCTTGCAGTCTTATAAGAAAGTCACTGCTCCCTTCGCAGGAGTGATTACTGCACGTAACGTCAATACAGGTGTTTTGATTTCAGCAGGTAATGGCAACACCAGTACCAGCAACACTAGCAATAGCAGCCTTTATACTATTGCCGCTTATGACAATCTAAAGGTAAATGTGAGTGTTCCACAGAGTTTATCACAGTCACTTCAAACTGGACAAACAGCACAAATTACAGTTAGAGAGTTACCCCAACGAGTGTTTACGGGTAAAGTAGTGCGTACTAGCAACGCTATAGATCCAACTACTCGCACTTTGCTGACACAATTAGAAGTACGCAATTCAGACGCGACGTTGCGACCTGGGATGTATGCCAATGTCAGATTTGCCATTAACCGCGCCAATCCTCCCTTTGTTGTGCCAGATAGTGTTTTAGTCGTTAATGCCGGAGGTACGCAGGTAGCAACAGTAACTAAAGACCACACAGTGCATTATCAAAAAGTTGCCGTTGGGCGAGATTATGGTACTGAAGTAGAAATTACATCAGGTCTGACAGGAAATGAATCGCTGATTGCCACTCCTACGGTTGATGAGACAGAGGGCTTGCATGTGCAGCCAGTCGCACAAAGTCAGCGTAAATAA
- a CDS encoding HAD family hydrolase produces the protein MTASSPTILALDFDGVICDGLIEYFEVAWRTYSEIWSSANDTPPDDLALRFYRLRPVIETGWEMPVLIKALIDGIPDENILHQWASIAPQLLLDDKLQAREIAAKLDQQRDEWITTDLAGWLSLHRFYPGVVEKIKLTLESGVKLYIVTTKEGRFVQQLLQQEGVNLPPEAIFGKEVKRPKYEILRELIQLAGDQLVSLWFVEDRLKTLQLVQQQADLENVKLFLADWGYNTQAEREAAQNDPRIQLLSLSHFAKDFSAWL, from the coding sequence ATGACCGCAAGTAGTCCCACGATTTTAGCCCTGGACTTTGATGGAGTGATTTGCGACGGACTAATTGAATATTTTGAGGTAGCATGGCGTACCTATTCTGAAATTTGGTCGTCTGCTAACGATACACCACCAGATGATTTAGCTTTGAGATTCTATCGTTTACGCCCTGTAATTGAAACTGGTTGGGAAATGCCTGTTTTAATCAAAGCCTTGATAGATGGAATTCCTGATGAAAATATTCTTCATCAATGGGCAAGCATCGCCCCACAACTTTTGTTAGATGACAAGCTACAAGCAAGAGAAATTGCTGCGAAACTAGATCAGCAGCGAGATGAATGGATTACTACAGATTTAGCTGGTTGGCTGAGTCTACATAGATTTTATCCGGGTGTAGTAGAAAAAATCAAATTAACTCTTGAAAGTGGAGTTAAGCTATACATTGTGACAACTAAAGAAGGGCGTTTTGTGCAGCAGTTGTTGCAACAAGAAGGGGTAAATTTACCACCGGAAGCAATTTTTGGTAAAGAAGTCAAGCGTCCTAAATATGAAATTTTGCGAGAATTAATCCAGTTAGCAGGAGATCAGCTAGTTAGTCTCTGGTTTGTAGAAGATAGACTCAAGACATTACAGTTAGTCCAACAGCAAGCAGACCTTGAAAATGTGAAACTTTTTCTTGCAGATTGGGGCTACAATACCCAAGCAGAAAGAGAAGCTGCCCAAAATGATCCACGAATTCAGTTGTTATCACTTTCTCACTTTGCCAAAGATTTCTCCGCTTGGCTTTAA
- a CDS encoding NB-ARC domain-containing protein — MSVIPENVLLAFAEKQCLSSSEIEVFLYAVEGQSPNAIAKKLAISAEAVRKRLSEVYKKFNVIGSGPGKLTKLQQVIESEYQASLLNEKSITQNRQDWGEAPGVCFFRGRIAELSQLQQWLIEDNCRLVAILGMGGIGKTALSVKLAKEVQENFEYLIWRSLRNAPPVAEMLANLIGFLSDERETDLPESIDGRVTLLIHYLREHRCLVVFDNTETILQEGDRAGHYRHEYEDYGQLLQRVGEELHQSCLVLTSREKPKEFAPLEGQESPVRTLSLVGLEQTEGQEILQDKGLFGSPQEWAKLVEKYSGNPLALKLVSQPIRELFGGDIAAFLAEGEIIFGDTRNLLDQQFERLSEIEKEIIYWLAIKRELVSLDELLNDIVRPLPKREMMEALESLRRRSLIEQRKAIFTLQSVVMEYITDRLVEQVCHEITTRDLRLFMSHALMEATAKDYIRNTQITLIIKPIIDRLLNIFRYAKNIEHHLYQILLYLRQVPQTAAYAGGNLLNILCQLQTDFSGYDFSNLIIWQAYLQSVNLHRVNFTNTDLAKSVFAETLVSISSVAFSPNGKLLATGDADGKTYLWQVDDGKLLFSCIGHSSWVKSVAFSPDGQTLASGSDDQTVKLWDVHDGKCLITLQGHSNWVRSVAFSPDGQTLASGSEDQTVKLWDVRNGKCLITLQGNTNRIMSVAFSPDGQTLASCSEKQTVKLWDVRDGKCLKTLQGHSSWVRSVAFSPDGEILATGSDDQTVKLWDVHDGKCLKTLQGHTNRVWSVAFSPDGQTLASGGDDPTVKLWDVRDGKCLKTFQGHTNRVRSVAFSPDGQTLASGSENQTVKLWNVQNGKSLTTLQGHSNRVRSVAFSPDGQTLASGSEKQTVKLWDVRNDKFIKILEGHNSWVRSIAFSPDGQILASGSEKQTIKLWDVQTGQCLRKLQQHTNRIRSVAFSPNGQILASGSDDQTVKLWDVHTGKCLQTLKGHTSWVRSVAFSPDGQTLASGSENQRVRLWDIYTGKCIQILEGHSNRIRSVTFSPDGQTLASGSDDQTVKLWDIYMGKCLTTLQEHTNRVWSVAFSPDGQTLASASEDQTVKLWDVYNGKCLKTLPGANWVRSVAFSPDGQTLICGSQDETIKLWDVSTGECVKTLRSPRPYEGMNITGVTGLTAAQLVTLKALGAVEVNN; from the coding sequence ATGAGTGTCATTCCCGAAAATGTTCTTTTGGCTTTCGCCGAAAAACAGTGCTTGTCTAGCAGCGAGATCGAAGTGTTTTTATATGCTGTTGAGGGACAATCGCCAAATGCGATCGCGAAAAAATTGGCAATCAGTGCCGAAGCAGTACGCAAAAGATTAAGTGAAGTTTACAAGAAATTTAATGTTATTGGTAGTGGCCCAGGTAAGCTCACTAAGTTACAGCAAGTTATTGAATCTGAGTATCAAGCATCTTTATTGAATGAAAAATCCATTACCCAAAATCGCCAAGATTGGGGTGAAGCGCCTGGTGTCTGCTTTTTTCGGGGACGCATAGCAGAATTGTCTCAGCTACAGCAGTGGTTGATCGAGGATAATTGCCGACTAGTGGCCATATTGGGAATGGGCGGAATTGGCAAAACCGCTTTATCCGTGAAACTGGCAAAGGAAGTTCAGGAAAACTTTGAGTATTTGATTTGGCGAAGTCTCCGCAATGCGCCACCTGTAGCCGAGATGTTAGCAAACCTGATCGGATTTTTATCTGATGAAAGAGAAACAGATTTGCCAGAAAGCATAGATGGTAGAGTAACACTGCTGATTCATTATTTACGAGAGCATCGTTGTCTTGTGGTATTTGATAATACAGAGACAATTTTACAAGAAGGCGATCGCGCCGGACACTATAGACATGAATATGAAGATTATGGTCAACTACTGCAACGGGTAGGAGAAGAACTACATCAAAGCTGTTTGGTGCTGACATCTCGCGAAAAACCAAAAGAATTTGCTCCTTTAGAAGGACAAGAATCACCAGTTAGAACATTATCATTAGTCGGTTTAGAACAAACAGAAGGGCAAGAAATTCTCCAAGATAAAGGGTTATTTGGTTCACCACAAGAATGGGCCAAACTAGTTGAGAAATATTCTGGTAATCCCTTGGCGTTAAAGCTAGTTTCTCAACCAATTCGGGAGTTATTTGGTGGTGATATTGCTGCTTTTCTGGCTGAAGGTGAGATTATTTTTGGCGACACCCGAAATTTACTAGACCAGCAATTTGAGCGGTTATCAGAGATCGAAAAAGAAATAATTTATTGGCTAGCAATCAAACGTGAATTAGTTTCTCTAGACGAATTGCTCAATGATATTGTGCGTCCCTTGCCTAAAAGGGAAATGATGGAAGCACTAGAATCACTGCGGCGGCGATCGCTAATTGAACAAAGAAAAGCAATTTTCACTCTCCAGTCTGTGGTGATGGAATACATTACCGACCGACTGGTTGAACAGGTTTGTCACGAAATTACCACTCGCGATCTGAGACTATTTATGAGCCATGCTTTAATGGAAGCAACGGCAAAAGATTATATTAGAAACACTCAAATTACCCTGATTATTAAACCAATCATCGATAGATTATTAAATATTTTTAGATATGCTAAAAATATTGAACATCATCTATATCAAATTTTATTGTATCTGCGACAGGTTCCCCAAACAGCAGCTTATGCAGGTGGAAATCTGCTAAATATCCTTTGTCAATTACAAACTGATTTTAGCGGCTATGACTTTTCTAACTTAATTATTTGGCAAGCATATTTACAAAGTGTGAATTTGCATCGAGTGAATTTTACCAATACTGATTTAGCTAAGTCCGTTTTTGCAGAAACTTTAGTTAGTATTTCGTCAGTAGCATTTAGCCCCAATGGAAAACTTTTGGCTACAGGTGATGCTGATGGCAAGACTTACTTGTGGCAAGTTGACGATGGCAAGCTACTTTTTAGCTGCATTGGACATAGCAGTTGGGTAAAATCAGTAGCTTTTAGTCCCGATGGGCAAACTTTAGCTAGTGGCAGTGATGACCAAACAGTGAAGTTATGGGATGTTCATGATGGTAAATGCCTGATAACTTTGCAGGGACATAGCAATTGGGTCAGGTCAGTTGCCTTTAGTCCCGATGGTCAAACTTTGGCTAGTGGCAGTGAAGACCAAACAGTGAAATTATGGGATGTCCGCAATGGTAAGTGCCTGATAACTTTGCAGGGAAATACCAATCGAATTATGTCAGTAGCTTTTAGTCCCGATGGTCAAACTTTGGCTAGTTGTAGTGAAAAGCAAACCGTAAAATTATGGGATGTTCGTGATGGAAAATGCCTGAAAACCTTACAGGGGCATAGCAGTTGGGTACGGTCAGTTGCTTTTAGTCCCGATGGGGAAATTTTAGCTACTGGCAGTGATGACCAAACCGTAAAATTATGGGATGTTCATGATGGTAAATGTCTGAAAACTTTACAAGGACATACCAATCGGGTATGGTCAGTTGCCTTTAGTCCCGATGGGCAAACTTTAGCTAGCGGTGGTGACGACCCGACAGTGAAGTTATGGGATGTTCGTGATGGTAAATGCCTGAAAACCTTTCAGGGACATACTAATCGGGTACGGTCAGTTGCTTTCAGTCCCGATGGTCAAACTTTAGCTAGTGGTAGTGAAAACCAAACAGTGAAGTTATGGAATGTCCAAAATGGTAAATCTTTGACAACCTTGCAGGGGCATAGCAATCGGGTTAGGTCAGTTGCCTTCAGTCCCGATGGTCAAACTTTGGCTAGTGGCAGTGAAAAGCAAACAGTAAAATTATGGGATGTCCGCAACGATAAATTTATCAAAATTCTGGAGGGGCATAACAGTTGGGTACGGTCAATTGCCTTCAGTCCTGATGGTCAAATTTTAGCTAGCGGTAGCGAAAAACAAACCATTAAATTATGGGATGTTCAGACGGGACAATGCCTCAGAAAATTGCAGCAACATACCAATCGCATTAGGTCAGTTGCTTTTAGTCCCAATGGTCAAATTTTAGCTAGCGGCAGTGACGACCAAACAGTGAAATTATGGGATGTCCACACCGGAAAGTGTCTCCAAACCTTGAAAGGGCATACCAGTTGGGTAAGATCGGTTGCCTTTAGTCCCGATGGTCAAACTTTAGCTAGTGGCAGTGAAAACCAAAGAGTCAGGTTATGGGATATTTATACAGGAAAATGTATCCAAATTTTAGAGGGACATAGCAATCGCATCAGGTCGGTTACTTTCAGCCCAGATGGTCAGACTTTAGCTAGTGGCAGTGATGACCAAACAGTGAAGTTATGGGATATTTATATGGGCAAGTGCTTGACAACCTTGCAAGAACATACAAATCGAGTCTGGTCAGTTGCCTTTAGTCCCGATGGACAGACTTTAGCTAGTGCTAGTGAAGACCAAACAGTAAAATTATGGGATGTCTACAATGGCAAGTGCCTGAAAACCTTGCCAGGGGCTAATTGGGTAAGATCGGTTGCCTTTAGTCCCGATGGTCAAACCCTGATTTGTGGTAGCCAAGATGAGACAATTAAGCTTTGGGATGTATCGACGGGTGAGTGTGTAAAAACACTGCGATCGCCACGACCCTACGAAGGAATGAATATCACCGGGGTTACAGGGTTAACCGCAGCGCAGTTAGTGACGCTAAAAGCTTTAGGGGCAGTGGAAGTTAACAATTAA